A DNA window from Ornithobacterium rhinotracheale DSM 15997 contains the following coding sequences:
- a CDS encoding lysylphosphatidylglycerol synthase transmembrane domain-containing protein gives MSKRLKTTLTLLVSILLAIALIAYSLSGIDFDQTMDSLRQANYFWIGVSVVLGIMAYWFRSQRWQLLLEPMGYQVTAKRSFIAVCMNYFWNLLIPRSGEIARCTSLYALDKTPVDKSFGTVISERVIDMLCLMFIALMAVVTNIDLIKRLMSEVLITRDKAGDTGSSLKLYIFGGTLTLIIILLYAFRNRIKKLSFYPKIREFIYGIQQGLKTIFQLKRKKEFIVYTLLIWIFYFFMTYVVVFALPETEHLGIADGFYLLLVGGIGMVIPASGGIGAYHSAMRLGFIVLGFSKEVGVTFAFLVHTPHTLIALGLGLISFVLAYFDKKVS, from the coding sequence ATGAGCAAACGACTAAAAACTACGCTCACGCTTTTGGTATCTATTCTTTTGGCGATTGCTCTAATTGCTTATTCGCTCTCGGGAATAGATTTTGACCAAACGATGGATTCGCTACGCCAGGCAAATTATTTCTGGATTGGGGTTTCGGTTGTATTGGGCATTATGGCGTATTGGTTCCGCAGCCAGCGTTGGCAATTGCTTCTGGAGCCAATGGGCTATCAAGTCACTGCCAAGCGTTCTTTTATTGCAGTTTGTATGAATTATTTTTGGAATCTATTGATTCCACGCTCAGGCGAAATTGCACGATGCACCTCTCTATACGCTCTAGACAAAACACCTGTAGACAAATCCTTTGGTACCGTAATCAGTGAGCGTGTGATTGATATGCTTTGCTTAATGTTTATCGCTTTGATGGCGGTCGTTACCAATATCGATTTAATTAAAAGACTCATGAGCGAAGTGCTCATCACTCGCGACAAAGCAGGCGACACTGGAAGCTCTCTCAAATTATATATTTTCGGAGGCACCCTTACGCTCATTATCATATTGCTATACGCTTTTAGAAATAGAATTAAAAAATTAAGCTTTTACCCTAAAATCCGAGAATTCATCTATGGAATTCAACAGGGATTAAAAACGATTTTTCAATTAAAGAGAAAAAAAGAATTCATCGTCTACACGCTTTTGATTTGGATCTTTTATTTCTTCATGACTTATGTGGTCGTTTTTGCGTTACCCGAAACCGAGCATTTGGGCATTGCCGATGGATTCTACCTCCTGCTTGTGGGGGGCATCGGCATGGTAATTCCTGCTAGTGGTGGCATTGGAGCATACCATTCTGCAATGCGACTAGGATTTATCGTACTAGGCTTTTCTAAAGAAGTGGGGGTAACATTCGCTTTTTTGGTGCACACTCCACATACTTTAATCGCACTAGGATTAGGTTTAATTTCTTTTGTATTAGCTTATTTTGATAAGAAAGTATCGTAA
- the panC gene encoding pantoate--beta-alanine ligase: MRKIYTTQEMKNWVESQRKQNKSIGFVPTMGALHAGHLSLIKQGKADNDVCVASVFVNPTQFNNPEDLEKYPRHPEKDAELLESVNCDAVFFPTVEDIYPEGEKSESFDFNGLENQMEGKFRPGHFDGVGTIVNKFFEIIQPNCAYFGEKDFQQLRIIQTMVEKKGHHIKIVPMPIFREYDGLAMSSRNQRLTPEFRDASPIIFKILKEVNSLKNEFSPQEVKQRVEELFAQTDLELEYFVICNEETLHEISTWNDSKNIRAFVAAYAGDIRLIDNLKID, translated from the coding sequence ATGAGAAAAATCTACACCACTCAGGAGATGAAAAACTGGGTAGAAAGCCAGCGAAAACAAAATAAAAGCATCGGCTTTGTTCCCACAATGGGTGCGCTACACGCAGGGCACCTTTCCCTCATCAAGCAAGGTAAAGCAGACAACGATGTTTGTGTAGCTTCGGTTTTTGTAAACCCTACGCAGTTCAATAATCCAGAAGATTTAGAAAAATACCCAAGGCACCCAGAAAAAGACGCCGAACTACTCGAAAGCGTGAATTGCGATGCGGTGTTTTTTCCTACGGTAGAAGACATTTATCCCGAAGGCGAAAAATCAGAATCTTTTGATTTCAATGGACTTGAAAATCAAATGGAGGGCAAGTTCCGTCCGGGGCATTTTGATGGCGTAGGCACCATCGTGAATAAATTTTTTGAAATCATTCAGCCCAATTGTGCTTATTTTGGCGAAAAAGATTTTCAGCAATTACGCATCATTCAAACGATGGTCGAGAAGAAAGGGCACCACATCAAAATCGTGCCAATGCCTATATTTAGGGAATACGACGGGCTGGCAATGAGCTCTCGCAATCAGCGATTAACCCCTGAATTTAGAGATGCTTCTCCTATAATTTTCAAAATATTAAAAGAAGTAAATTCGCTCAAAAACGAGTTTTCGCCCCAAGAGGTAAAACAAAGGGTAGAAGAACTCTTTGCTCAAACGGATTTGGAATTGGAATATTTTGTAATCTGTAATGAGGAAACGCTCCACGAAATCAGCACTTGGAACGATAGTAAAAACATTCGCGCCTTTGTAGCAGCATACGCAGGAGATATCCGTTTAATCGATAATTTAAAAATCGATTAA
- the panD gene encoding aspartate 1-decarboxylase — MLLNMFKSKIHRVTVTGAELNYIGSITIDQDLVDAANMLEGEKVQIVNINNGERLETYIICGERGSGEIVLNGPAARKVQKGDQVIIIAYAQMTEEEARNFQPTVIFPNEKTNLLK, encoded by the coding sequence ATGTTACTTAATATGTTTAAATCTAAAATCCACCGCGTTACTGTAACGGGGGCGGAGCTCAACTACATCGGGAGCATCACAATAGATCAAGATTTGGTAGATGCAGCTAACATGTTGGAGGGCGAAAAAGTACAAATTGTAAACATAAACAACGGCGAACGCCTTGAGACTTATATCATTTGTGGCGAGCGTGGCTCCGGCGAAATCGTACTGAATGGTCCTGCAGCAAGAAAGGTGCAAAAAGGCGATCAAGTCATCATTATCGCTTATGCGCAAATGACTGAAGAGGAGGCTAGAAACTTTCAACCCACGGTGATTTTCCCTAACGAAAAAACGAATTTACTGAAATAG
- a CDS encoding DUF4270 family protein, with protein sequence MKNKFLKLKEFAFLLAGFFIFGSCEQGDNPVGANILSSSAIQTQSTEVSLSATNLSPEPVASGKAISQVIFQIPRDRGTVHGGVSGASVGVYSEPIFGKTQASFYSQLRLSALNPTFGQNAKVDSVVLVLPVAAFAKKDTLAVREKLVHTTYTLNKVDGVCSVKDTAYTYHRSVKFKVDSLYGNTNEKINLQVHLVTENMGTIKQSLMSDKGFATGALLGEKTIDNTAWIRKTIVSPRENSKYKLAKEVSSESIPSYRVRLDGLENTLETLFVKQPNNGSDQITFLNNVMNGIKISTDSDNGFIFNFDPTKAKVLMFFSYDNPRFKDQNNNNIDDDEEGCTVHSNPKRLSASYEFIMGSQNINDMGYYAVNQIQVSNAGATLSPEKLFLSGMGGNSVRLSLDGQQIEALRKKFNEEHIAITDAVITFSPNLVAQGNLPLPQYLYLYNDTQKRVLADYAVFPFRTISHAYDKGKNEYKLRITQFLKNIVEKGEPKDDLRLMLGDYPAPAGQVFFMPSAYNASNNIYNPYRVILNNANLKIEVSYTNP encoded by the coding sequence ATGAAAAATAAATTTTTAAAACTTAAAGAATTCGCTTTTTTGTTGGCTGGGTTCTTTATATTTGGGAGCTGTGAGCAGGGAGACAATCCTGTGGGGGCAAATATCTTGTCTAGCAGCGCAATCCAAACTCAAAGCACAGAAGTTTCACTTTCTGCTACCAATCTATCGCCAGAGCCAGTAGCTTCTGGAAAAGCCATCTCTCAAGTGATTTTTCAAATCCCAAGAGATAGAGGAACTGTTCATGGAGGTGTGAGCGGAGCAAGTGTGGGGGTGTATAGCGAGCCCATTTTTGGGAAAACACAGGCTTCTTTTTACAGCCAATTGCGTTTAAGTGCGTTAAACCCTACTTTTGGTCAGAACGCTAAAGTGGATTCAGTTGTTCTCGTGTTGCCCGTAGCGGCTTTTGCTAAAAAAGATACGCTTGCTGTGCGCGAGAAATTGGTACATACAACTTATACTTTAAACAAGGTAGATGGAGTTTGCTCGGTGAAAGATACGGCTTATACCTATCATCGTTCAGTTAAGTTTAAGGTGGATTCTCTCTACGGGAATACAAATGAGAAAATAAACTTGCAAGTGCATCTGGTGACCGAGAATATGGGAACGATTAAGCAATCTTTAATGTCTGATAAAGGATTTGCAACGGGAGCTCTTTTAGGGGAGAAAACCATTGATAATACGGCTTGGATAAGAAAAACCATTGTTTCGCCACGAGAAAATAGTAAATATAAATTAGCAAAAGAGGTTTCCTCAGAAAGTATCCCGTCTTATAGAGTGAGGCTAGATGGGCTAGAAAACACTTTGGAAACATTATTTGTAAAACAACCGAATAATGGTTCGGATCAAATTACCTTCTTAAATAATGTAATGAATGGTATAAAAATTAGTACAGATAGCGATAATGGATTTATATTTAATTTTGATCCTACCAAGGCGAAAGTTTTGATGTTCTTTAGTTATGACAATCCTAGGTTTAAAGATCAAAATAATAACAATATAGATGATGATGAGGAAGGGTGCACAGTGCATTCAAATCCTAAGCGTTTGAGTGCTTCTTATGAATTCATAATGGGCTCTCAAAACATTAATGATATGGGGTATTATGCTGTAAATCAGATTCAGGTGTCTAATGCAGGGGCTACATTATCTCCAGAGAAATTGTTCCTTTCAGGTATGGGAGGGAATAGTGTGAGATTGTCTCTAGATGGGCAACAAATTGAGGCGCTTCGTAAGAAATTTAACGAAGAGCATATCGCGATTACAGACGCTGTTATTACATTCTCTCCTAACTTGGTGGCGCAAGGAAATCTTCCATTGCCACAGTACTTATATCTGTACAATGATACGCAAAAAAGAGTTTTGGCAGATTATGCAGTTTTCCCATTTAGAACAATTAGTCATGCGTATGACAAAGGCAAAAATGAGTATAAATTAAGAATTACTCAATTCTTGAAAAATATTGTAGAAAAAGGAGAGCCTAAAGATGATTTACGTTTAATGCTTGGTGATTATCCAGCACCAGCGGGGCAAGTATTTTTTATGCCTTCGGCTTATAATGCCAGCAACAATATTTACAATCCGTATCGAGTGATTTTGAATAATGCAAACTTGAAAATTGAAGTTTCGTATACAAATCCATAA
- a CDS encoding glycogen/starch synthase — MRILYVSTELNPYTPENTLSNAALELPKMANEEGNDVRIFMPKFGVINERRHQLHEVIRLSGMNIIINDLDQPLIIKVASLPNEKMQVYFIDNDDYFKHKGIYADEETGDFFENNDERAIFFTKGILETVKKLNWKPDIIHAQGWMSSFLPLYLKKYYSDDAFFKDVKMVYSVFDNPFSGELSSDVVDKVAFDKIAKKAYKHLEKPNFNNLLKLGIDHSDLVIQGDEVIPEEVKEYIQSTKKLFKAFDRELPLRELYAEIIEGKEDEE, encoded by the coding sequence ATGCGCATTTTATACGTTTCTACAGAGCTAAACCCGTATACTCCAGAAAACACTTTGTCCAACGCAGCCTTGGAATTGCCAAAGATGGCAAACGAAGAGGGAAATGATGTTAGGATTTTTATGCCAAAATTTGGAGTGATCAATGAGCGAAGACACCAATTGCACGAGGTGATTCGCCTTTCTGGGATGAACATTATTATCAATGATTTAGACCAGCCGTTAATCATCAAAGTGGCATCGCTCCCAAATGAGAAAATGCAAGTGTACTTCATCGATAACGATGACTATTTTAAACACAAAGGGATTTATGCAGACGAAGAAACAGGTGATTTCTTTGAAAACAACGACGAGAGAGCCATTTTCTTTACTAAAGGGATTCTAGAAACGGTAAAAAAACTGAATTGGAAACCAGACATCATTCATGCACAAGGCTGGATGTCTTCTTTCTTGCCACTTTATTTAAAGAAATATTATTCCGATGATGCTTTCTTTAAAGATGTGAAGATGGTATATTCAGTTTTTGACAATCCATTCAGCGGGGAATTGAGTAGCGATGTTGTGGATAAAGTTGCTTTCGATAAAATTGCTAAAAAAGCATATAAGCATTTAGAAAAACCAAACTTTAATAATCTTTTAAAACTTGGAATCGATCACTCAGACCTTGTGATTCAGGGCGATGAGGTGATCCCAGAGGAGGTGAAAGAATATATCCAATCTACCAAAAAACTCTTTAAAGCCTTTGATAGAGAACTGCCGCTTAGAGAGCTGTATGCCGAAATTATTGAGGGTAAAGAAGACGAAGAATAA
- a CDS encoding exodeoxyribonuclease III, with protein MKIISYNVNGIRAAIKKGFIEWLSQTNPDVICLQEVKALEEQVDLEEIKQMGYQVFWNAADKKGYSGVAIFSKIPPKSVECDTGVAHLDGEGRVIRADFEDFSVISLYLPSGTNIDRLDFKLQFCDEFSNYIHDLEKKYNKLIICGDYNICHEAIDIHDPVRLKNVSGFLPVEREWMTHYMNYCNLVDAFREFNNQPGQYTWWSYRANAKQNNKGWRIDYHMVTENLKSKLKRSVILPEVNFSDHCPILLEVE; from the coding sequence ATGAAAATAATATCTTATAATGTAAATGGAATCCGTGCTGCCATCAAAAAAGGCTTTATTGAATGGCTTTCTCAAACGAATCCCGATGTGATTTGCCTTCAAGAAGTTAAGGCACTCGAGGAGCAAGTGGATTTAGAGGAAATCAAGCAAATGGGCTATCAAGTATTTTGGAACGCGGCTGACAAAAAAGGCTATAGTGGCGTGGCGATTTTTTCTAAAATTCCGCCCAAAAGTGTTGAATGCGACACTGGAGTGGCTCATCTTGATGGCGAGGGACGCGTAATCCGTGCGGATTTCGAAGACTTTTCTGTAATTTCGCTGTATTTGCCAAGTGGCACTAATATCGACAGGTTGGATTTCAAACTTCAGTTTTGTGATGAGTTTTCTAATTACATTCACGATTTAGAAAAAAAATATAACAAATTGATTATTTGTGGCGATTACAACATCTGTCATGAGGCGATTGATATTCACGATCCCGTTCGCTTGAAAAATGTTTCTGGATTCTTGCCCGTTGAACGCGAATGGATGACGCATTACATGAATTACTGCAACCTAGTAGATGCTTTTCGTGAATTTAACAACCAGCCGGGGCAATATACTTGGTGGAGCTACCGCGCCAATGCTAAACAAAACAACAAGGGCTGGAGAATTGATTACCACATGGTAACAGAAAATTTAAAATCTAAACTTAAACGCAGCGTAATTTTACCAGAAGTAAATTTTTCAGACCACTGCCCCATTTTACTAGAAGTAGAATAA
- a CDS encoding IS30 family transposase, giving the protein MARRFKHLDLHDRAMIEAYLKAGWSISKIARELKRDKSTISREVKRNRTKKGKYKAKTAQTLYSEKKERFLRYRRFTKEIEKRVRQFLYKRYSPLQIVGYCKSLGLEMVSVERIYQYIREDKRKGGYLYKYCRHALKKRKAQVSKSVGKIKNRTSIDERPQVVNDRKEFGHWEGDLIEGKNHKGYLLTLTERVSRFLFVRYIPNKTADVVASAIIDVLLPYKKVVKSITVDNGLEFASHEIVAKKLQAKIYFTNPYSSWQKGQIEHMNKLIRQYVKKGSAVTKSTANNLKSVQKEINDRPFKVLKFCKPRDVFYTFVENVAFSA; this is encoded by the coding sequence ATGGCACGGAGATTTAAGCATTTGGACTTGCACGATAGGGCGATGATAGAGGCTTATTTAAAAGCTGGCTGGTCTATCTCGAAAATAGCTCGTGAACTGAAAAGGGATAAATCTACTATAAGCAGGGAGGTAAAGAGGAACCGAACGAAAAAAGGAAAATATAAAGCAAAGACAGCACAGACGCTCTATTCTGAAAAGAAAGAGCGTTTTTTGCGTTATAGAAGGTTCACAAAAGAAATTGAGAAAAGAGTAAGACAATTTTTGTATAAAAGATATTCACCGCTCCAAATAGTCGGTTATTGTAAAAGCCTGGGACTGGAAATGGTATCAGTTGAGAGGATTTACCAATATATAAGAGAGGATAAGCGAAAGGGAGGTTATTTGTATAAGTATTGCCGTCACGCTTTGAAAAAGAGAAAGGCGCAAGTGTCAAAATCTGTTGGGAAGATAAAAAACCGTACAAGTATAGATGAGAGACCTCAAGTTGTGAATGATAGAAAAGAGTTCGGACACTGGGAGGGTGATTTGATAGAGGGCAAAAATCATAAGGGTTATTTGCTGACACTTACGGAAAGAGTATCAAGGTTTTTATTTGTGAGGTATATACCAAATAAAACGGCTGATGTGGTCGCTAGTGCTATTATTGATGTGTTACTTCCATACAAGAAAGTTGTAAAATCAATAACCGTGGATAATGGGCTAGAGTTTGCAAGTCATGAGATAGTGGCAAAGAAACTGCAAGCAAAGATTTATTTTACAAATCCATATTCTAGTTGGCAAAAGGGACAAATTGAGCATATGAATAAATTAATAAGACAATATGTAAAAAAAGGTTCAGCAGTCACAAAAAGTACCGCTAATAATCTGAAATCGGTGCAAAAAGAGATAAACGATAGACCGTTTAAAGTGTTAAAGTTTTGCAAGCCTCGTGATGTTTTTTATACATTTGTGGAAAATGTTGCATTTAGTGCTTGA
- a CDS encoding long-chain fatty acid transporter has protein sequence MIKTKSILYAVLLAAGVVPTMAQKTAVSPYSSFGMGENRQSNNAATFGMGGVYSSYLSTYGSQANFMNPAANINLNYTSFNFEGTLNASEFNDGADKAQRSTAYMSQLSLAFPMGAKFRGGVAFQPLYSLGYDNKVVGKNSYNAFNGDGDINSLQFFTSYNINQNFAVGVKAGYLFGNLNKTEIHGNQGNLLLTEVENRNRITGFSFTGGAFYTKRFRETKRFSIGLNYTIGNELNSEQEYSIQNYGISPTGSQYDKQIVFEQKSDAKVKVPQNIGFGVSLGEDFRWNIAAQVDWTQMSKYELRFDNLKLNNRFKAVLGGYVIPNINSYKNYFARTTYRAGAFYEKTPISINGTDIEKYGMAFGIGLPVGKASDPSEINIGVQLGQQGTTKNNLIKENFANVKLSFTLNDNWFQRRKYN, from the coding sequence ATGATTAAAACAAAAAGTATATTATATGCTGTATTATTGGCAGCAGGTGTAGTGCCTACGATGGCACAGAAAACAGCTGTTTCGCCATACTCTTCATTTGGAATGGGAGAGAATAGACAGAGCAATAATGCGGCAACTTTTGGAATGGGCGGGGTGTACTCTTCGTATCTTTCCACTTATGGCTCGCAGGCAAATTTTATGAACCCTGCGGCGAACATTAATCTAAACTACACTAGTTTTAATTTCGAAGGTACCCTTAATGCTTCGGAATTTAATGATGGTGCAGACAAGGCTCAACGCAGTACGGCTTACATGTCTCAATTGAGTTTGGCATTCCCAATGGGGGCTAAATTCCGAGGAGGAGTTGCTTTTCAGCCGCTTTACTCGTTGGGGTATGACAATAAGGTTGTAGGAAAAAACAGTTACAACGCATTCAACGGAGATGGCGACATCAATAGTTTGCAGTTTTTTACTTCCTATAACATAAATCAAAACTTTGCAGTAGGTGTAAAAGCAGGATATCTGTTTGGAAATTTGAATAAAACAGAAATCCACGGAAACCAAGGGAATTTGCTTTTAACAGAGGTCGAAAATCGAAATAGAATTACAGGTTTTTCCTTTACGGGAGGTGCTTTTTATACAAAAAGATTTCGTGAAACCAAGCGATTTAGCATAGGTTTAAACTACACCATCGGCAACGAATTGAACTCAGAGCAGGAATATAGCATTCAAAATTATGGAATTTCGCCAACGGGAAGCCAATACGATAAGCAAATCGTATTTGAACAAAAAAGTGATGCGAAAGTAAAGGTTCCTCAAAACATAGGTTTTGGCGTGAGTTTGGGAGAAGATTTCCGCTGGAACATTGCAGCGCAAGTGGATTGGACTCAAATGTCTAAATACGAGCTTCGCTTTGATAATTTAAAGCTAAACAATAGATTTAAAGCCGTTTTGGGAGGTTATGTTATCCCTAACATCAATAGCTATAAAAACTATTTTGCACGCACAACTTACCGTGCAGGAGCCTTTTATGAAAAGACTCCAATCAGCATAAACGGCACCGATATCGAAAAATATGGTATGGCTTTTGGGATAGGCTTACCAGTCGGGAAGGCGTCGGATCCGTCTGAAATCAACATTGGCGTGCAACTTGGACAACAAGGAACAACTAAAAATAATTTAATAAAAGAAAATTTTGCCAATGTGAAATTAAGCTTTACGCTTAACGACAATTGGTTCCAAAGAAGAAAATACAACTAG